From the Macaca nemestrina isolate mMacNem1 chromosome 7, mMacNem.hap1, whole genome shotgun sequence genome, one window contains:
- the LOC112423162 gene encoding olfactory receptor 4K13, which yields MERANHSVVFEFILLGLCKSQNLQILFFLGFSVVFVGIVLGNLLILVTVTFDARLHTPMYFLLINLSCIDMILASFATPKMIVDFLRERKTISWWGCYSQMFFMHLLGGSEMMLLVAMAIDRYVAICKPLHYMTIMSPRVLTGLLLSSYAVGFVHSSSQMAFMLNLPFCGPSVIDSFFCDLPLVIKLACKDTYILQLLVIADSGLLSLVCFLLLLLSYGVIIFSVRHRAASRSSKAFSTLSAHITVVTLFFAPCVFIYVWPFSRYSVDKILSVFYTIFTPLLNPIIYTLRNQEVKAAIKKILCI from the coding sequence ATGGAAAGAGCAAACCATTCAGTggtatttgaatttattttgttggGACTTTGCAAATCTCAAAATCTTCAGATTTTATTCTTCTTGGGATTCTCTGTGGTCTTCGTGGGGATTGTCTTAGGAAACCTTCTCATCTTGGTGACTGTGACCTTTGATGCACGCCTTCACACACCAATGTATTTTCTGCTTATCAACCTCTCCTGCATTGATATGATCCTGGCTTCTTTTGCTACCCCTAAGATGATCGTAGATTTCCTCCGAGAACGTAAGACCATCTCATGGTGGGGATGTTATTCTCAGATGTTTTTTATGCACCTCCTGGGTGGGAGTGAGATGATGTTGCTTGTAGCCATGGCAATAGACAGGTATGTTGCCATATGCAAACCCCTCCATTACATGACCATCATGAGCCCACGGGTGCTCACTGGGCTATTGTTATCCTCCTATGCAGTTGGATTTGTGCACTCATCTAGTCAAATGGCTTTCATGTTGAATTTGCCCTTCTGTGGTCCCAGTGTTATAGACAGCTTTTTCTGTGACCTTCCCCTCGTGATTAAACTTGCCTGCAAGGACACCTACATCCTACAGCTCCTGGTCATTGCTGACAGTGGGCTCCTGTCACTGGTCTGCTTCCTCCTCTTGCTTCTCTCCTATGGAGTCATAATATTCTCAGTTAGGCACCGTGCTGCTAGTCGATCCTCTAAGGCTTTCTCCACTCTCTCAGCTCACATCACAGTTGTGACTCTGTTCTTTGCTCCATGTGTCTTTATCTATGTATGGCCTTTCAGCAGATACTCTGTAGATAaaattctttctgtgttttacaCAATTTTCACACCTCTCTTAAATCCTATTATTTATACATTAAGAAATCAAGAGGTAaaagcagccattaaaaaaatactctgcatataa